From a region of the Manduca sexta isolate Smith_Timp_Sample1 chromosome 19, JHU_Msex_v1.0, whole genome shotgun sequence genome:
- the LOC115441154 gene encoding cytochrome c oxidase assembly protein COX15 homolog, which produces MWSVTQLCRCTQSLRMVQSTLVSGTRNSFNTVSHRQLITPARYNAYKANSSKGFRISNFIKSNGIIVRFCSAAPKPKSSKAVGYWLLGCSGMVFTAVVLGGVTRLTESGLSMVTWKLLGEKMPRTEEEWQHEFEKYQQYPEFKYKNQHITLSEFKWIWFMEYAHRMWGRAIGAVVFLPAAFFWARGYLDRGMKIRVGAYCALVAAQGLMGWYMVKSGLEDRFQGPSDVPRVSQYRLAAHLSLAFVLYSGLLAGALRVLRPLPAAAAYQRLKGLASVTAFAHTVKAMAFFTAVSGAFVAGLDAGLVYNSFPKMGDHWIPDDILEFSPKLRNFTENPTTVQFDHRVLGTTTLIAATTLWLLARKKPLSPMARRVVNGVGAMAWLQVTLGILTLLHYVPTPLAASHQSGSLVLLTLAIWLTHEIKLLKYIPK; this is translated from the exons ATGTGGAGTGTGACACAGCTATGTCGATGCACTCAGTCTCTAAGAATGGTGCAGAGTACTCTGGTCTCTGGGACCAGGAATAGCTTCAACACAGTGTCACACAGACAGCTCATCACACCTGCCAGATATAATGCATACAAAGCAAACAGCTCCAAAGGATTTAGA ATAAGCAACTTCATAAAGTCAAATGGCATCATTGTGCGTTTCTGCTCAGCTGCACCCAAACCAAAGTCATCTAAAGCGGTGGGGTACTGGCTGCTTGGTTGCAGTGGGATGGTGTTCACAGCTGTGGTGCTAG GCGGCGTTACCCGTCTGACAGAGTCAGGCTTGTCAATGGTGACGTGGAAACTCCTCGGCGAGAAGATGCCGAGAACCGAAGAGGAATGGCAGCACGAGTTCGAAAAATATCAACAGTACCCCGAGTTCAAATA CAAAAACCAGCATATCACTTTATCAGAGTTCAAGTGGATCTGGTTCATGGAGTACGCGCACCGCATGTGGGGCCGCGCCATCGGGGCCGTCGTGTTCCTCCCTGCCGCCTTCTTTTGGGCCAGGGGGTATCTGGACAGGGGAATGAAGATACGTGTGGGAGCGTACTGCGCGCTGGTGGCCGCACAG gGTCTAATGGGCTGGTACATGGTGAAGTCCGGCTTGGAGGACCGTTTCCAAGGCCCGTCGGACGTGCCGCGCGTGTCGCAGTACCGGCTGGCGGCTCACCTGTCGCTGGCCTTCGTGTTGTACTCGGGGCTGCTGGCGGGCGCGCTGCGGGTGCTGCGCCCCctgcccgccgccgccgcctacCAGCGGCTCAAGGGGCTCGCGTCTGTCACGGCCTTCGCGCACACTGTCAAGGCCATGGCGTTCTTCACGGCAGTGTCTG GAGCATTTGTAGCGGGCCTCGATGCCGGCCTTGTGTACAATTCGTTCCCGAAAATGGGTGACCATTGGATACCGGACGATATCCTGGAATTCTCGCCGAAATTGCGCAACTTCACCGAGAATCCCACCACAGTGCAGTTTGACCACCGCGTGCTGGGCACTACCACCCTCATCGCTGCCACAACGCTGTGGCTGCTGGCCAGGAAGAAACCGCTGTCTCCGATGGCCAGGAGGGTTGTGAATGGAGTTGGAGCTATGGCCTGGTTGCAG GTAACTCTCGGCATCTTGACCCTGCTGCACTACGTGCCGACTCCCCTGGCCGCGAGCCATCAGTCAGGCTCCCTGGTGTTGCTCACCCTGGCCATATGGCTCACCCACGAGATCAAGCTGCTCAAATACATACCCAAATAA
- the LOC115441132 gene encoding tubulin alpha-1 chain-like isoform X2: MTIVRLIHIHIGQAGVQVANACWELYCLEHGIRPDGIQAFSDNDTSCSAFFSETGAGKVVPRVVMIDLEPTPIDEIRTGAYHHLFHPTSLLTGKEDAASNFARGYFGVGREMIDLALNRIRIAAEDCHCLQGFIIFRSFGGGTGSGFTALLLEGLVRDYGKLSKIEFAIYPSPKISPIIVEPYNAVLTSHTCMNTEDVCFIFDNEALYDILARLLDVPRPTYTNLNRLIAQVVSCMTASMRFEGSLNVELVEFRTNLIPYPRIHFPLVTFAPFVSASKAYHETMSTQQLMMSCFEPANQMVKCDPRQGYYMSCCLLFRGDVNPNDINSCINQIKSMRAIKFVSWSPTGFKIGINYQPPMTVPGGDLAALQRAVVMVSNSSAVRVAWERICKKFSLMYAKRAFVHHYVGEGLEEGEFKNAVHNIKALSNDYREIED; the protein is encoded by the exons ATGACTATTGTAAGGT TAATTCACATACATATCGGCCAAGCGGGAGTTCAAGTCGCCAATGCCTGCTGGGAGTTATACTGTCTTGAACATGGTATTCGACCTGACGGTATACAGGCATTTTCTGATAATGACACAAGTTGTAGCGCGTTCTTTAGTGAGACAGGCGCTGGAAAGGTTGTTCCACGAGTTGTTATGATCGATCTAGAACCAACTCCCATTG ACGAGATTCGTACAGGAGCCTACCACCACTTATTTCACCCCACATCGTTGCTAACTGGTAAAGAAGATGCAGCTAGTAACTTCGCTCGTGGTTATTTTGGTGTCGGTCGCGAGATGATAGATTTAGCCCTGAATCGCATACGAATTGCTGCCGAAGACTGTCACTGTCTCCAGGGTTTTATCATATTCAGATCATTTGGTGGAGGCACAGGGTCTGGCTTTACAGCGCTCTTGCTCGAAGGACTCGTCAGAGACTACGGAAAGTTGTCGAAAATAGAATTTGCAATATATCCCTCGCCAAAAATATCGCCTATTATCGTCGAGCCTTATAATGCAGTGCTAACTTCGCATACTTGCATGAATACAGAAGATGTGTGCTTTATTTTTGATAACGAAGCATTGTATGACATCCTTGCCAGACTATTAGATGTGCCCAGGCCAACTTATACCAATTTAAATCGACTTATAGCCCag GTGGTTTCGTGCATGACAGCCTCTATGAGATTTGAAGGTTCACTAAATGTTGAATTAGTAGAGTTCAGGACCAATCTAATACCATATCCAAGGATTCATTTCCCTTTAGTCACTTTTGCACCATTCGTTAGTGCTTCAAAGGCTTATCACGAAACAATGAGTACGCAGCAACTGATGATGTCCTGTTTTGAGCCTGCTAATCAGATGGTAAAATGTGATCCTAGACAAGGATACTACATGTCATGTTGTTTGTTGTTCCGTGGAGATGTGAATCCAAATGATATCAACTCGTGCATTAATCAAATCAAAAGTATGAGggcaataaaatttgtttcgtGGTCACCTACTGGATTTAAG ATTGGAATAAATTATCAACCACCTATGACTGTGCCGGGTGGCGATCTAGCCGCGTTGCAAAGAGCAGTTGTTATGGTGTCAAATAGTTCTGCAGTAAGAGTAGCTTGGGAACGAATATGCAAGAAGTTCTCTCTAATGTACGCAAAACGTGCTTTTGTCCACCATTACGTCGGAGAAGGCTTAGAAGAGGGAGAATTTAAAAACGCAGTACACAATATTAAGGCATTGTCGAATGATTACAGAGAAATTGAAGACTGA
- the LOC115441132 gene encoding tubulin alpha-1 chain-like isoform X3 → MIDLEPTPIDEIRTGAYHHLFHPTSLLTGKEDAASNFARGYFGVGREMIDLALNRIRIAAEDCHCLQGFIIFRSFGGGTGSGFTALLLEGLVRDYGKLSKIEFAIYPSPKISPIIVEPYNAVLTSHTCMNTEDVCFIFDNEALYDILARLLDVPRPTYTNLNRLIAQVVSCMTASMRFEGSLNVELVEFRTNLIPYPRIHFPLVTFAPFVSASKAYHETMSTQQLMMSCFEPANQMVKCDPRQGYYMSCCLLFRGDVNPNDINSCINQIKSMRAIKFVSWSPTGFKIGINYQPPMTVPGGDLAALQRAVVMVSNSSAVRVAWERICKKFSLMYAKRAFVHHYVGEGLEEGEFKNAVHNIKALSNDYREIED, encoded by the exons ATGATCGATCTAGAACCAACTCCCATTG ACGAGATTCGTACAGGAGCCTACCACCACTTATTTCACCCCACATCGTTGCTAACTGGTAAAGAAGATGCAGCTAGTAACTTCGCTCGTGGTTATTTTGGTGTCGGTCGCGAGATGATAGATTTAGCCCTGAATCGCATACGAATTGCTGCCGAAGACTGTCACTGTCTCCAGGGTTTTATCATATTCAGATCATTTGGTGGAGGCACAGGGTCTGGCTTTACAGCGCTCTTGCTCGAAGGACTCGTCAGAGACTACGGAAAGTTGTCGAAAATAGAATTTGCAATATATCCCTCGCCAAAAATATCGCCTATTATCGTCGAGCCTTATAATGCAGTGCTAACTTCGCATACTTGCATGAATACAGAAGATGTGTGCTTTATTTTTGATAACGAAGCATTGTATGACATCCTTGCCAGACTATTAGATGTGCCCAGGCCAACTTATACCAATTTAAATCGACTTATAGCCCag GTGGTTTCGTGCATGACAGCCTCTATGAGATTTGAAGGTTCACTAAATGTTGAATTAGTAGAGTTCAGGACCAATCTAATACCATATCCAAGGATTCATTTCCCTTTAGTCACTTTTGCACCATTCGTTAGTGCTTCAAAGGCTTATCACGAAACAATGAGTACGCAGCAACTGATGATGTCCTGTTTTGAGCCTGCTAATCAGATGGTAAAATGTGATCCTAGACAAGGATACTACATGTCATGTTGTTTGTTGTTCCGTGGAGATGTGAATCCAAATGATATCAACTCGTGCATTAATCAAATCAAAAGTATGAGggcaataaaatttgtttcgtGGTCACCTACTGGATTTAAG ATTGGAATAAATTATCAACCACCTATGACTGTGCCGGGTGGCGATCTAGCCGCGTTGCAAAGAGCAGTTGTTATGGTGTCAAATAGTTCTGCAGTAAGAGTAGCTTGGGAACGAATATGCAAGAAGTTCTCTCTAATGTACGCAAAACGTGCTTTTGTCCACCATTACGTCGGAGAAGGCTTAGAAGAGGGAGAATTTAAAAACGCAGTACACAATATTAAGGCATTGTCGAATGATTACAGAGAAATTGAAGACTGA
- the LOC115441132 gene encoding tubulin alpha-1 chain-like isoform X1 codes for MTIKEVIHIHIGQAGVQVANACWELYCLEHGIRPDGIQAFSDNDTSCSAFFSETGAGKVVPRVVMIDLEPTPIDEIRTGAYHHLFHPTSLLTGKEDAASNFARGYFGVGREMIDLALNRIRIAAEDCHCLQGFIIFRSFGGGTGSGFTALLLEGLVRDYGKLSKIEFAIYPSPKISPIIVEPYNAVLTSHTCMNTEDVCFIFDNEALYDILARLLDVPRPTYTNLNRLIAQVVSCMTASMRFEGSLNVELVEFRTNLIPYPRIHFPLVTFAPFVSASKAYHETMSTQQLMMSCFEPANQMVKCDPRQGYYMSCCLLFRGDVNPNDINSCINQIKSMRAIKFVSWSPTGFKIGINYQPPMTVPGGDLAALQRAVVMVSNSSAVRVAWERICKKFSLMYAKRAFVHHYVGEGLEEGEFKNAVHNIKALSNDYREIED; via the exons ATGACTATT AAAGAAGTAATTCACATACATATCGGCCAAGCGGGAGTTCAAGTCGCCAATGCCTGCTGGGAGTTATACTGTCTTGAACATGGTATTCGACCTGACGGTATACAGGCATTTTCTGATAATGACACAAGTTGTAGCGCGTTCTTTAGTGAGACAGGCGCTGGAAAGGTTGTTCCACGAGTTGTTATGATCGATCTAGAACCAACTCCCATTG ACGAGATTCGTACAGGAGCCTACCACCACTTATTTCACCCCACATCGTTGCTAACTGGTAAAGAAGATGCAGCTAGTAACTTCGCTCGTGGTTATTTTGGTGTCGGTCGCGAGATGATAGATTTAGCCCTGAATCGCATACGAATTGCTGCCGAAGACTGTCACTGTCTCCAGGGTTTTATCATATTCAGATCATTTGGTGGAGGCACAGGGTCTGGCTTTACAGCGCTCTTGCTCGAAGGACTCGTCAGAGACTACGGAAAGTTGTCGAAAATAGAATTTGCAATATATCCCTCGCCAAAAATATCGCCTATTATCGTCGAGCCTTATAATGCAGTGCTAACTTCGCATACTTGCATGAATACAGAAGATGTGTGCTTTATTTTTGATAACGAAGCATTGTATGACATCCTTGCCAGACTATTAGATGTGCCCAGGCCAACTTATACCAATTTAAATCGACTTATAGCCCag GTGGTTTCGTGCATGACAGCCTCTATGAGATTTGAAGGTTCACTAAATGTTGAATTAGTAGAGTTCAGGACCAATCTAATACCATATCCAAGGATTCATTTCCCTTTAGTCACTTTTGCACCATTCGTTAGTGCTTCAAAGGCTTATCACGAAACAATGAGTACGCAGCAACTGATGATGTCCTGTTTTGAGCCTGCTAATCAGATGGTAAAATGTGATCCTAGACAAGGATACTACATGTCATGTTGTTTGTTGTTCCGTGGAGATGTGAATCCAAATGATATCAACTCGTGCATTAATCAAATCAAAAGTATGAGggcaataaaatttgtttcgtGGTCACCTACTGGATTTAAG ATTGGAATAAATTATCAACCACCTATGACTGTGCCGGGTGGCGATCTAGCCGCGTTGCAAAGAGCAGTTGTTATGGTGTCAAATAGTTCTGCAGTAAGAGTAGCTTGGGAACGAATATGCAAGAAGTTCTCTCTAATGTACGCAAAACGTGCTTTTGTCCACCATTACGTCGGAGAAGGCTTAGAAGAGGGAGAATTTAAAAACGCAGTACACAATATTAAGGCATTGTCGAATGATTACAGAGAAATTGAAGACTGA
- the LOC115441180 gene encoding 3-oxoacyl-[acyl-carrier-protein] reductase FabG — translation MNFAGKVVIVTGASSGIGAATAVFLSKLGAKLSLTGRNVENLQKVSKDCEKSTATFSIAADLTKEHDIENIIKNTVDHYGQLDVLVNNAGIIETGTIENTSLAQYDRLMNTNVRSIYYLTMLAVPHLLKTKGNIVNVSSVNGIRSFPGVLAYNISKASVDQLTRCVALELAPKGVRVNCVNPGVILTELQRRGGLSEEQYAAFLERTKETHALGRPGKPDEVAATIAFLASDLASNITGASVPVDGGRHAMCPR, via the coding sequence ATGAATTTCGCTGGAAAAGTAGTGATTGTTACCGGCGCCAGTTCCGGCATTGGAGCCGCCACGGCGgtatttttatcaaaactcGGCGCCAAGCTCTCCTTGACTGGAAGAAACGTCGAGAACCTGCAGAAAGTGAGCAAAGACTGTGAGAAGTCGACCGCTACCTTCTCAATTGCTGCGGATTTGACAAAGGAGCATGACATCGAGAACATTATCAAGAACACGGTGGATCATTATGGCCAGCTCGACGTGTTGGTCAATAACGCAGGTATTATTGAGACCGGGACCATCGAGAACACCTCTCTTGCGCAGTATGACCGCCTGATGAACACTAACGTCCGGTCAATATACTATCTCACGATGTTGGCTGTGCCTCATCTCTTAAAAACGAAGGGTAACATCGTCAATGTGTCCAGTGTGAATGGCATACGGTCTTTCCCCGGTGTCCTCGCGTACAACATTTCCAAGGCATCAGTGGACCAGTTAACTAGATGTGTAGCTTTAGAATTAGCTCCTAAAGGTGTGCGAGTAAACTGTGTCAACCCTGGAGTGATTCTGACCGAGTTGCAGCGCCGCGGTGGGTTGAGTGAGGAGCAATATGCTGCTTTCTTGGAAAGGACAAAGGAGACACATGCTCTTGGTCGTCCCGGCAAGCCTGATGAGGTTGCTGCTACTATTGCGTTCCTTGCCAGTGACTTGGCAAGTAACATCACAGGTGCCAGTGTGCCAGTTGATGGTGGCCGTCATGCCATGTGCCCTCGCTAA
- the LOC115441176 gene encoding circadian clock-controlled protein daywake — MDSRKLAAESSCCIYFLINIFYLLNMKVIFFIFAFVACTSAGSLPSFIHPCSASDKNLNECIQNVIAVAGPKFADGIPELGIAPLDPVQLRTVQVNNPALKITFTDTVVTGLRGFRVNSYKINPDKGKASLDFTANVTLKAHYDMDGQILILPIKGNGNAKIKITNLNILVKYDFDTVDGHWIVTNHKDSYKMDHAQFKFTNLFNGNKELSQTTEKFTNENWEIIMQEIAPPAIKQIIKSCIDVVQKLFGAVPANELITQ; from the exons ATGGACAGTCGAAAGCTCGCCGCTGAGTCGTcgtgttgtatttattttttaattaatatattttatttattaaatatgaaagtgATATTTTTCATCTTCGCCTTCGTGGCTTGCACCTCTGCTGGGAGCTTAC CGTCATTCATCCATCCCTGCTCAGCATCAGACAAGAATCTGAACGAATGTATTCAGAATGTGATTGCTGTCGCGGGGCCTAAGTTCGCAGATGGCATCCCAGAGCTGGGCATCGCTCCCTTGGACCCTGTCCAGCTTAGAACAGTACAAGTTAACAACCCAGCCTTGAAGATCACCTTCACTGACACCGTAGTTACTGGACTGAGGGGGTTCAGGGTTAACTCTTATAA AATCAATCCGGACAAGGGCAAAGCGTCCCTGGACTTCACGGCCAACGTCACCCTCAAAGCCCACTACGACATGGATGGCCAGATCCTCATACTGCCCATCAAGGGCAACGGAAACGCCAAGATTAAAATCA cAAACCTGAACATCTTAGTGAAATACGACTTCGACACAGTGGACGGGCACTGGATAGTGACCAACCACAAGGACTCTTACAAGATGGACCACGCGCAGTTCAAGTTCACCAATCTCTTCAACGGCAACAAGGAACTTT CTCAAACGACAGAAAAATTCACAAACGAAAACTGGGAGATCATCATGCAGGAGATCGCACCGCCTGCCATCAAGCAAATCATCAAGAGCTGTATTGACGTTGTTCAAAAGTTATTCGGGGCTGTTCCAGCCAACGAATTAATAACTCAATAA